The DNA window CGAAAAGGACCTGGTGAAAAACCCCAAGGTCTACAGCGTCGGCGACATCATGCGCATGCAGCCGGTGTCGCGCTTCCACTTCATCGAGTGCGGCGCCAATTCCGCCATGGAGTGGGGCAATGTGGCCGTGCCCACGGTGCAGTACACCCACGGCATGGTGTCATGCAGCGAGTTCACCGGCGTGCCGCTGATCAAACTTCTGGACGATTGCGGCGCCGATCTCAAGGGCGTGCGCTTCATCATGGCCGAAGGTGCCGATGGCTCCCACGAAAACCGCACCATCCCCATGTCCCTGGTCATGTCGGGCGAAGTGCTGGTGGTTTATGGCCAGAACGGCGAAATGCTGCGTCCTGAAAACGGCTATCCCCTGCGCCTGGTCGTCCCCGGCGTGGAAGGCGTATCGCAAATCAAGTACCTGCGCCGCATCAAACTGGGAACCTCACCCTTCGCCACCAAAGACGAAGTCTTGGGCTACGTCGACCTCATGCCCGACGGCAAGCTGCGCCAATACACCTCCGTCATGGAAGTCAAGTCGGTGGTGACTTCGCCGTCCGGCGGGCAGGTATTGATGGATCGCGGCGTCTACAACGTCACCGGCCTGGCATGGTCGGGCCGCGGCAAGATCAAACGCGTCGATGTGTCGTTCGACGGCGGCGTCAACTGGCAGCAGGCCCGACTCGAGGGGCCGATCCAGAACAAGGCGCTGACCCGTTTCAACATTCCCTGGGTGTGGAACGGCAAGGGAGCTTTCCTGCAAAGCCGCGCTGTCGACGAAACCGGCATGGTGCAGCCTACCTATCAGGAAATGCGCAAGATTCGTGGCACGCGTTCGGTGTACCACAACAATTCCATCCAAACTTGGCAAGTTGAAGAAACTGGAGACGTTCGCAATGTCCAACTCGCGAATTCGTAAAGCCGCCCTCGCGGCAGCACTCGGGCTGGCTTTTTCGGCCGCATGGGGCGCCAACGCCGCAACTTCGCTGGGTCGTGCGGCAACCCCGGACGAGATCAAGGCGTGGAATATCGACGTGCGCCCCGACTTTCAAGGGCTGCCTGCGGGACAGGGAACCGTTGCCGAAGGCACCAAGCTGTGGGAAGCCAAATGCGCTTCCTGCCATGGCGACTTCGCAGATTCCAATGCCGTGTTCCCGCCCTTGGTGGGTGCATTTCAAGCCTCGAAGCAAGACATTGCCACGGGGCGCGTTGCCAAGTTGGCGAATGTGACGGATGGCGGCGGCACCTCGCTCGAGAAACTCTCGACCCTGTCGACGCTGTTCGACTACATCCACCGCGCGATGCCGTGGAATGCGCCGCTGTCGCTGAGTTGGAATGAAACCTATTCCCTGGTCGCTTACCTGCTGAACTTGGCCAATGTCGTGCCCGCCAATTTCACGCTGACGCGTGACAACGTGCAGCAAGTGCAAAACATGCTGCCCAACCGCAACGGCATGACCTGGAACCACGGCATGTGGCCTGGCAAGGAAATCGGAAATGGGGGTATCCCGGATACCCATAATGTTGAATGCATGAAAAACTGCAGCCCGAAGCCGAAGGTCGATTCCTTCATCCCTGCTTACGCCATGAATACTTGGGGTAACTTGGCTGATGAGACCCGCCCTTGGGGGCCGATCCGCGGTCAGGTCACCTTGTCACAGGCCGAGCTGAAAAAAGCTGCACTGCAAAAAGAATCAGCCGCAGTCGACCCCAACGCCAAGGTTGTCGCCTTGATCAAGGTCAATGGCTGCATTGCTTGCCACAGCTTTGGCGACAACAAGTTGGTCGGGCCTGGCTACAAGGAAATTGCCGGCAAATACGGTGGCAAGACAGCGATGGTGGGCGAATTGACCACCCGCATCATGAAGGGCGGCTCAGGCATATGGGGCAGCATCCCAATGCCGCCGCAGAGTATCAGCGAGGCTGATGCCAAGATGATTGCAACTTGGGTTGTAGACGGAGCGAAGCAGTAAGGCGTTAAGTCCTCGTGGTCCATCCATGAGGACAACTCTCACTACTTGCGCATTTTTATAATTGAGGAGTTAGTCGTATGAATCAATCTCGTCGTCAGGTCATGCAGCTTGGTGCTGGTGCGACCGTTGTGGGTCTGGCCGCTTCGGCCGGTCTTCTGCCCGTCACCGCCCAGGCGGCCGACGCTCCAGGCTGGGACCCCAAGTTGTTCGAAGCCAAGACTCTGGATGAAATCGCCAAGGTTCTCGGCACCACAGCCACCGAAAGCACGGATGTGTCCATCGTCGGTCCGGACATTGCCGAAAACGGTGCTGTCGTGCCGGTCGGCATCAAGTCCACGGCCGCTGGCGTGAGCATGCTGGGCATCGTGGTGCAGAAAAACCCCACTGCGCTGGTCGCTACCTTCAGCACCAAGGATGGAGCCGAGCCGAACTTTGCCACCCGTATCAAGATGGCGCAGACCTCCCACGTCTATGCCGTGGCGAAGGCTGGTGACAAGCTGCTGTTCAGCAAGAAAGAAATCAAGGTCACGCTCGGCGGTTGCGGCGGCTGATCCCTTCTTTCCTACCTCGGTTATCTAGACTTTACTGGAGTTCAATATGCCAAATCCGATGCGCATGCGCGCTAACGTCGAAGGCGACGCAGTGGTTGTTCGCGTCCTGATGTCTCACCCCGAAGATACCGGCCTGATGAAGGCCCCGGACGGGAAAATCATCCCGGCCCATTTCATTCAATCCGTCATCTGCAAAAACAATGACAAGACCGTCCTGACTTGCGATTGGGGCACGGCCATTTCCAAGAATCCGTTCCTC is part of the Thiomonas sp. X19 genome and encodes:
- the soxC gene encoding sulfite dehydrogenase: MSDYSKRLGRLRPAPENFLTAEQIAQVQGGRRDFLRRALTAASATMVAGGAVNAYGATDDNRKDWVGDKGSKLILDKPEWGTTLGNGVDEPPYGSPSKYEANLVRRISPGLAAVTQANVAFAPLQGMFGIVTPAGLHFNRSHQGWYDIDPAQFRLMVMGEKDLVKNPKVYSVGDIMRMQPVSRFHFIECGANSAMEWGNVAVPTVQYTHGMVSCSEFTGVPLIKLLDDCGADLKGVRFIMAEGADGSHENRTIPMSLVMSGEVLVVYGQNGEMLRPENGYPLRLVVPGVEGVSQIKYLRRIKLGTSPFATKDEVLGYVDLMPDGKLRQYTSVMEVKSVVTSPSGGQVLMDRGVYNVTGLAWSGRGKIKRVDVSFDGGVNWQQARLEGPIQNKALTRFNIPWVWNGKGAFLQSRAVDETGMVQPTYQEMRKIRGTRSVYHNNSIQTWQVEETGDVRNVQLANS
- a CDS encoding c-type cytochrome — encoded protein: MSNSRIRKAALAAALGLAFSAAWGANAATSLGRAATPDEIKAWNIDVRPDFQGLPAGQGTVAEGTKLWEAKCASCHGDFADSNAVFPPLVGAFQASKQDIATGRVAKLANVTDGGGTSLEKLSTLSTLFDYIHRAMPWNAPLSLSWNETYSLVAYLLNLANVVPANFTLTRDNVQQVQNMLPNRNGMTWNHGMWPGKEIGNGGIPDTHNVECMKNCSPKPKVDSFIPAYAMNTWGNLADETRPWGPIRGQVTLSQAELKKAALQKESAAVDPNAKVVALIKVNGCIACHSFGDNKLVGPGYKEIAGKYGGKTAMVGELTTRIMKGGSGIWGSIPMPPQSISEADAKMIATWVVDGAKQ
- the soxY gene encoding thiosulfate oxidation carrier protein SoxY — translated: MNQSRRQVMQLGAGATVVGLAASAGLLPVTAQAADAPGWDPKLFEAKTLDEIAKVLGTTATESTDVSIVGPDIAENGAVVPVGIKSTAAGVSMLGIVVQKNPTALVATFSTKDGAEPNFATRIKMAQTSHVYAVAKAGDKLLFSKKEIKVTLGGCGG
- the soxZ gene encoding thiosulfate oxidation carrier complex protein SoxZ, producing the protein MPNPMRMRANVEGDAVVVRVLMSHPEDTGLMKAPDGKIIPAHFIQSVICKNNDKTVLTCDWGTAISKNPFLEFRFKGGKSGDKVSVTWLDNKGETQTDTTTVS